A genomic segment from Candidatus Hydrogenedentota bacterium encodes:
- a CDS encoding DNA internalization-related competence protein ComEC/Rec2, whose translation MNRPWVWVAIGLATGILAAAEGSSPWTVVIVTVPPVALAWTLRGHVPYTQQATLTLVAFALGGLIFHARHAETPGDPLSRFAAGCPRENLVLEGHVREAGIILPGTDYTTFVFDVDRAVRRGQTGRLTGGVLVRWSQPNGPLFAGERIRAAGTLGRVLSPVNHGIHDLEDYYRAHGVYTDLRIAGDGLERIGAPRWSIRYWIARLRQEEGERLARAVPREILPFVLAVWLGERSRMTDAERQDYVYSGTAHILAVSGLHVGVIYASMYFLSGTLPRRRHLRIVLTLSIVVLFGVLAGARVSTLRATFMIGLYLIAEFFNREPDAPTALSLSAVVLLLLNPNDLFDGGFLLSFLSVASLLLFTPLLNERVGRVPWWIANAVTPTLAVQLLPLPIAIRFFHVFPAAAPLANLLVIPLLGAALWLCALTTAAAFVLPPAAMLFGHALLPVVILIRFVAGMAARIPYAHFLLVSPTDLSVGLYWAALVLLLVPAKAQSASRRRGLAVTALLLAALATWTAWPPPAGINVLDVGRSDAIAVRTPGRKTFLIDGGDRSEYVDMGKRVVIPFLLANHMRRVDYVVVTHPDRDHLGGLLSVVEQLTVGEVLLGPDATGRPLEQEFLALCARRKVPVRRIQRGDRLAFERTIVEVLHPPPGRPAAGHVNDNSLVLRFTWPGMTALFAGDVEAAGEQSMAGLDYRADILKVPHHGSKTSSTAEFIARAAPQIALVSTRDTGRGPGSDAAVLQRYADAGVRVWRTDWHGGLRVRRTNKGFRVDGARILRGYSLEPAPAAR comes from the coding sequence GTGAACCGACCGTGGGTATGGGTGGCGATTGGTCTGGCCACGGGCATTCTGGCCGCCGCGGAGGGGTCTTCTCCCTGGACCGTCGTGATCGTGACTGTACCGCCGGTCGCGCTCGCCTGGACTCTTCGCGGGCATGTCCCCTATACGCAGCAGGCAACGCTCACCCTGGTTGCCTTCGCCCTGGGCGGACTCATCTTTCACGCGCGGCACGCCGAAACACCGGGCGACCCGCTGAGCCGGTTTGCAGCGGGTTGCCCCCGGGAAAACCTCGTGCTCGAAGGGCACGTGCGCGAGGCGGGCATTATCCTGCCCGGTACGGATTACACCACGTTCGTGTTCGACGTGGACCGCGCCGTGCGGCGCGGGCAGACGGGGCGCCTGACGGGCGGCGTGCTCGTGCGCTGGAGTCAGCCGAATGGACCTTTGTTCGCGGGCGAGCGCATTCGCGCGGCGGGCACATTGGGCCGCGTGCTGTCGCCGGTGAATCACGGGATTCATGACCTTGAAGACTACTATCGGGCGCACGGCGTCTACACCGATCTGCGGATTGCGGGCGACGGTCTCGAGCGAATTGGCGCGCCCCGATGGTCCATCCGATACTGGATCGCCCGGCTGCGCCAAGAAGAAGGGGAACGTCTCGCTCGCGCCGTGCCGCGGGAAATCCTGCCCTTCGTCCTTGCCGTGTGGCTGGGCGAACGCAGCCGCATGACCGATGCGGAACGGCAAGACTACGTGTATTCGGGCACCGCGCACATCCTTGCGGTTTCCGGCCTTCACGTGGGCGTCATCTACGCAAGCATGTATTTCCTTTCGGGCACGCTTCCGCGGCGCAGGCACCTGCGCATCGTGCTGACACTGTCCATTGTGGTGCTGTTCGGCGTGCTGGCCGGGGCGCGCGTCTCCACATTACGCGCCACGTTCATGATCGGTCTGTACCTTATCGCGGAATTCTTCAATCGCGAGCCGGATGCGCCCACGGCTCTGAGCCTTTCGGCGGTCGTGCTTCTCTTGCTGAATCCCAACGACCTGTTCGACGGCGGGTTTCTTCTGTCCTTCTTGAGCGTGGCCTCGCTCCTGTTGTTCACACCGTTGCTCAACGAACGGGTCGGGCGCGTCCCCTGGTGGATAGCGAACGCCGTCACGCCCACGCTCGCCGTGCAACTGCTGCCGCTGCCCATCGCGATACGTTTCTTCCACGTGTTTCCCGCGGCGGCGCCGCTGGCAAATCTCCTGGTCATTCCGTTGCTCGGCGCGGCGCTGTGGCTCTGCGCCCTGACAACCGCGGCCGCATTTGTCCTGCCCCCCGCCGCAATGCTGTTCGGCCACGCGCTGCTCCCTGTCGTGATACTGATTCGCTTCGTTGCGGGCATGGCCGCGCGTATTCCCTATGCGCATTTCCTGCTCGTCAGTCCGACGGACCTCTCCGTGGGCCTGTACTGGGCGGCGCTGGTACTGCTGTTGGTCCCCGCCAAGGCCCAATCCGCGTCGAGACGGCGCGGTCTTGCCGTCACTGCGCTGTTGCTGGCAGCGCTGGCGACGTGGACCGCGTGGCCGCCGCCCGCCGGCATCAACGTGCTCGATGTCGGAAGGTCCGACGCGATCGCGGTGCGCACGCCCGGGCGCAAGACCTTTCTCATCGACGGCGGCGACCGTTCCGAGTATGTAGACATGGGCAAGCGGGTCGTGATTCCGTTCCTGCTGGCCAACCACATGCGCCGCGTCGATTACGTTGTCGTGACGCATCCCGACCGGGACCATCTGGGCGGGCTGCTGTCGGTGGTTGAGCAACTGACTGTCGGCGAGGTGCTGCTCGGGCCGGACGCGACGGGACGCCCGCTCGAACAGGAATTCCTGGCACTGTGCGCACGGCGCAAGGTGCCTGTGCGGCGCATCCAGCGCGGTGACCGGCTTGCGTTCGAGCGGACCATCGTCGAAGTATTGCATCCGCCTCCAGGCCGGCCCGCCGCCGGCCACGTCAACGATAACTCGCTGGTGCTGCGCTTCACCTGGCCGGGCATGACAGCCCTGTTTGCCGGCGATGTCGAGGCGGCGGGCGAGCAAAGTATGGCGGGCCTGGATTACCGCGCGGACATCTTAAAAGTGCCGCATCACGGGTCGAAGACATCGAGCACGGCGGAATTCATCGCCCGTGCGGCGCCGCAAATAGCACTTGTCTCGACGCGCGATACCGGGCGCGGCCCCGGTTCGGACGCGGCGGTGCTCCAACGCTACGCGGACGCGGGGGTGCGGGTATGGCGCACCGACTGGCACGGCGGCTTGCGTGTGCGGCGGACGAACAAGGGTTTCCGTGTGGACGGCGCGCGCATCCTGCGCGGCTATTCGCTGGAACCGGCGCCCGCGGCCCGTTAA
- a CDS encoding isochorismatase family protein → MVEPEFFNACALVCVDIQEGARGLALSYQELPGIWREMGFSADDVNTANTFAWDVAFPNAVKVTEASRRLGLKMLFIHWGYLFEDAMDLDPDIYQSFRKDFGDDARKWPGHISRPDSRPAKALNIQPGEYVIAKAAQDAFASCNIAFVLRNLGVKNLVMIGGHTEACLGKTAKSAKRLGWRTLCIHDATSNARESTRRKGIDEAGFDYVISTAEYLA, encoded by the coding sequence ATGGTTGAGCCGGAATTCTTCAACGCGTGTGCGTTGGTCTGCGTGGACATTCAGGAAGGCGCGCGCGGCCTTGCCCTGAGTTATCAGGAATTGCCGGGCATCTGGAGGGAGATGGGGTTTTCCGCGGATGACGTGAACACGGCAAACACCTTTGCCTGGGACGTCGCCTTTCCGAACGCCGTCAAGGTAACCGAGGCGTCCCGCAGGCTCGGCTTGAAGATGCTCTTTATACACTGGGGCTATCTGTTCGAGGATGCCATGGACCTCGACCCCGATATCTATCAGTCGTTCAGGAAGGATTTCGGCGACGACGCGCGCAAATGGCCGGGCCACATCAGCCGCCCCGATTCGCGGCCGGCCAAGGCCCTGAACATCCAGCCCGGCGAATACGTCATCGCAAAGGCCGCCCAGGACGCCTTCGCCTCCTGCAATATCGCGTTCGTCCTGCGAAACCTTGGCGTCAAGAACCTCGTCATGATCGGCGGCCACACCGAGGCCTGCTTGGGCAAGACCGCCAAGTCCGCGAAACGGCTCGGCTGGCGCACCCTCTGCATCCACGACGCCACCTCGAACGCCCGCGAATCCACACGCCGCAAAGGCATCGACGAAGCCGGATTCGACTACGTCATCTCCACCGCCGAGTACCTCGC